The following coding sequences are from one Streptomyces sp. NBC_01232 window:
- a CDS encoding transketolase family protein, which produces MTVVEETAPAAVSAWQERYAAACRDVYRSTLFDLAKSDARIFAVDTDMGGLEDSFEPELPAQYVNVGIAEANLMGVSAGLAADGLVPFANTIASFAATRACEQVKVDIAGNNLPVRIVGTHGGFSAGHYGPTHHSLEDVAILRTLPNLTVVVPADAAETEYAIRAIADTEAFPGPVYVRLGRSATPLVHQGPYEFRIGKADLLRPGGDVTIVATGPLPVSEALAAAGLLAERGIDARVLNMHTVKPIDEEAVLAAARETAGLVTVEDSVLVGGLGSAVTELTSERWPCRVRRIGVPDGFHDEVGSERELLVLAGVTAERIAEAAEDVVVRSR; this is translated from the coding sequence GTGACCGTCGTCGAGGAAACAGCCCCGGCCGCCGTGTCCGCGTGGCAGGAGCGGTACGCGGCCGCCTGCCGCGACGTGTACCGGTCCACCCTGTTCGACCTGGCCAAGTCCGATGCCCGGATCTTCGCGGTGGACACGGACATGGGCGGGCTGGAGGACAGTTTCGAGCCCGAACTGCCCGCCCAGTACGTGAACGTGGGCATCGCCGAGGCGAACCTGATGGGCGTCTCGGCGGGACTCGCCGCCGACGGCCTGGTGCCGTTCGCGAACACCATCGCCTCGTTCGCGGCCACCCGGGCCTGCGAGCAGGTGAAGGTGGACATCGCGGGCAACAACCTGCCGGTGCGGATCGTGGGCACCCACGGCGGTTTCTCCGCCGGGCACTACGGGCCGACGCACCACTCGCTGGAGGACGTGGCGATCCTGCGCACCCTGCCCAACCTGACGGTGGTGGTGCCGGCCGACGCCGCGGAGACCGAGTACGCCATCCGTGCGATCGCCGACACCGAGGCCTTCCCCGGTCCGGTGTACGTGCGGCTGGGCCGCAGTGCCACGCCGCTGGTCCACCAGGGCCCGTACGAGTTCCGGATCGGCAAGGCGGACCTGCTGCGGCCGGGCGGCGACGTGACCATCGTGGCGACCGGCCCGCTGCCGGTGTCCGAGGCGCTGGCCGCGGCCGGACTCCTCGCGGAGCGCGGGATCGACGCCCGGGTGCTGAACATGCACACGGTCAAGCCGATCGACGAGGAGGCCGTACTGGCCGCCGCGCGCGAGACGGCCGGGCTGGTCACCGTCGAGGACTCGGTGCTGGTCGGCGGTCTCGGCTCGGCCGTCACCGAGCTGACCTCCGAGCGGTGGCCGTGCCGGGTGCGCCGGATCGGCGTCCCGGACGGCTTCCACGACGAGGTCGGCAGCGAGCGCGAGCTGCTGGTGCTGGCCGGGGTGACCGCGGAGCGGATCGCCGAGGCCGCCGAGGACGTGGTCGTGCGCAGTCGCTGA
- a CDS encoding GNAT family N-acetyltransferase — translation MGFGPDAAASIDLAERIAEVTRASFADADPLPGLPRPDGAFENAEDVRADLAGGAGLWIARNADGRLVGSIRAIPKGPTTWGVGRLGVSPEALGTGLARRLVRALETDVAAAGADRVVLDAVVERGNPPVYARLGYRTVRYLPNPDKPLSEVTMERLLDGPPEPAAHPYPTGTLPAGTALVDWFATGDGRVAAVLTTHRDRAVDEFAGLADRALRAGGTTLHLGTDAWVTSTGVDRSAADRWRELLAGHADSVDVDPVRGDLLTFGRTPAEIAPYLMPRTLVEPALALCRSFPRAPLRADGGR, via the coding sequence TTGGGATTCGGCCCGGATGCGGCCGCCTCCATCGATCTCGCGGAACGGATCGCGGAGGTCACCCGCGCCTCATTCGCCGACGCGGATCCCCTGCCCGGACTCCCGCGGCCGGACGGCGCTTTCGAGAACGCCGAGGACGTGCGGGCGGATCTGGCCGGCGGGGCCGGGCTGTGGATCGCCCGCAACGCGGACGGCCGGCTGGTCGGGAGCATCCGCGCGATTCCCAAGGGCCCCACCACCTGGGGGGTCGGCCGGCTCGGCGTGTCCCCCGAAGCCCTCGGAACGGGTCTGGCCCGGCGCCTGGTACGAGCCCTGGAGACGGATGTCGCCGCCGCCGGCGCGGACCGGGTGGTCCTCGACGCGGTGGTCGAACGGGGCAATCCGCCGGTGTACGCGAGGCTCGGCTACCGGACCGTGCGCTACCTCCCCAACCCCGACAAGCCGCTGTCGGAGGTGACGATGGAGCGGCTGCTCGACGGGCCGCCCGAACCCGCCGCCCACCCGTACCCGACCGGTACCCTGCCGGCGGGCACCGCCCTGGTGGACTGGTTCGCCACCGGCGACGGCCGGGTCGCCGCGGTGCTCACGACGCACCGCGACAGGGCCGTGGACGAGTTCGCCGGGCTGGCGGACCGCGCGCTGCGGGCCGGCGGGACCACCCTGCACCTGGGCACGGACGCCTGGGTGACATCTACCGGGGTGGACCGTTCCGCGGCGGACCGGTGGCGCGAGCTGCTCGCCGGTCACGCCGACTCCGTCGACGTGGACCCGGTGCGCGGGGACCTGCTGACCTTCGGCCGTACACCGGCCGAGATCGCGCCCTACCTGATGCCCCGCACCCTCGTGGAGCCCGCCCTCGCGCTGTGCCGCTCGTTCCCGAGGGCCCCGCTGCGGGCGGACGGAGGCCGTTGA
- a CDS encoding BtrH N-terminal domain-containing protein, whose protein sequence is MRVELPNIAHWRHDLGHCLHTTMGVLLQHHGLDPLQVLGANWGFFHRPGDVRREEYYFPLHRDGLLESLAPHHPVWSRWHWPKDAESGWREVREAVLAGNAVAAAADNFHLPFRPAYRDVHTNHLLTVYGFDDERELVLISDPVPPRFQGAIPLGQFTDARDSANPVLHNRDLFFTDNPVANRWLEVGVSGEVPPHDRDFVRGVLAANDAGFAAVHPGPELSGLAGQRVFLDGLADRLGDGDASVIDEAFIATGAVLAMTGVHGDYLAATARQFDSPQLMEASRTVDRVAHSWSALRIDVAMARDEPASAETSVRNRSKLLLAEQELALERLRAAARAL, encoded by the coding sequence ATGAGGGTCGAGCTGCCCAACATCGCGCACTGGCGCCACGACCTGGGCCACTGCCTGCACACCACCATGGGTGTGCTCCTGCAGCACCACGGCCTGGACCCGCTCCAGGTGCTCGGCGCCAACTGGGGCTTCTTCCACCGGCCCGGAGACGTCCGCCGCGAGGAGTACTACTTCCCGCTGCACCGGGACGGACTGCTGGAGAGCCTGGCCCCGCACCACCCGGTGTGGTCGCGCTGGCACTGGCCGAAGGACGCGGAGTCCGGCTGGCGGGAGGTCCGGGAGGCGGTCCTCGCCGGGAACGCGGTCGCGGCCGCGGCCGACAACTTCCACCTGCCGTTCCGCCCCGCCTACCGCGACGTGCACACCAACCACCTGCTCACGGTGTACGGCTTCGACGACGAGCGCGAGCTGGTGCTGATCTCCGACCCGGTGCCGCCCCGCTTCCAGGGCGCCATCCCGCTGGGCCAGTTCACCGACGCCCGCGACTCCGCCAACCCGGTGCTCCACAACCGCGACCTGTTCTTCACCGACAACCCGGTGGCCAACCGCTGGCTGGAGGTGGGCGTGAGCGGTGAGGTCCCGCCGCACGACCGGGACTTCGTACGGGGCGTCCTCGCGGCCAACGACGCCGGATTCGCGGCCGTCCACCCCGGCCCCGAGCTCTCCGGCCTGGCGGGCCAGCGGGTCTTCCTCGACGGGCTGGCCGACCGGCTCGGCGACGGCGACGCGTCCGTGATCGACGAGGCGTTCATCGCCACCGGCGCGGTCCTCGCGATGACCGGCGTGCACGGCGACTACCTGGCCGCCACGGCCCGCCAGTTCGACTCCCCGCAGCTGATGGAGGCCTCCCGCACGGTGGACCGCGTCGCCCACTCCTGGAGTGCGCTGCGCATCGACGTGGCGATGGCCCGCGACGAGCCGGCAAGCGCCGAGACCTCCGTACGCAACCGGTCCAAGCTGCTGCTGGCCGAGCAGGAGCTGGCCCTGGAGCGGCTGCGCGCCGCGGCCCGCGCCCTCTGA
- a CDS encoding TauD/TfdA family dioxygenase: MNDVKIHSLPAHLRVAFTEAVADRVAAGARGDTVLGRPEWELPERLADQLRDWLGSPDPVDGFRVVRGLFDGFAQPGPTPAHWAETDPDDSAAHDVALALAARLLGRVFGWTDQQDGRVVHNILPSRGYEQMQVGASSTVPLTWHTEDGFHPERADLLLLACIRNPDAIGTLLAGIQRAPLSPEAIEQLRRPLLVIEPDDSYEDEDASHEERIGMATVWDGDHGLGVRYDPSYTVTLTDDPAFSAAYQQLGAAFEECGFIVPLEPGDLLMVDNNAVVHGRIAFRARYDGTDRWLKRVLVRAQGVRPARELLEHGYHQQQTDPENQVVPAGV; the protein is encoded by the coding sequence ATGAACGACGTAAAGATCCATTCGCTGCCCGCGCACCTGCGCGTGGCCTTCACGGAGGCGGTGGCCGACCGGGTCGCGGCCGGCGCCCGGGGCGACACGGTGCTCGGCCGCCCCGAGTGGGAGCTGCCCGAGCGGCTCGCCGACCAGCTGCGGGACTGGCTGGGCAGTCCCGACCCGGTCGACGGCTTCCGGGTGGTGCGCGGCCTGTTCGACGGTTTCGCCCAGCCCGGTCCGACGCCCGCGCACTGGGCGGAGACCGACCCCGACGACTCCGCGGCGCACGACGTGGCGCTGGCGCTGGCGGCCCGGCTGCTCGGCCGGGTCTTCGGCTGGACCGACCAGCAGGACGGCCGGGTGGTCCACAACATCCTGCCCAGCCGCGGCTACGAGCAGATGCAGGTCGGCGCGAGCAGCACTGTCCCGCTCACCTGGCACACCGAGGACGGGTTCCACCCCGAGCGCGCCGACCTGCTGCTGCTGGCCTGCATCCGCAACCCCGATGCCATCGGCACGCTGCTGGCCGGAATTCAACGCGCTCCGCTGTCGCCGGAGGCGATCGAGCAGCTGCGCCGGCCGCTGCTGGTGATCGAGCCGGACGACAGCTACGAGGACGAGGACGCGTCCCACGAGGAGCGGATCGGCATGGCCACCGTGTGGGACGGGGACCATGGCCTGGGCGTCCGCTACGACCCGAGCTACACCGTGACGCTGACCGACGACCCGGCCTTCTCCGCGGCCTATCAGCAGCTGGGCGCCGCTTTCGAGGAGTGCGGATTCATCGTCCCGCTGGAGCCGGGCGACCTGCTGATGGTCGACAACAACGCGGTGGTGCACGGGCGGATAGCTTTCCGGGCCCGCTACGACGGCACCGACCGCTGGCTCAAGCGGGTACTGGTCCGCGCGCAGGGGGTCCGGCCCGCTCGAGAACTGCTCGAGCACGGATACCACCAGCAGCAGACCGACCCGGAGAACCAGGTGGTCCCGGCCGGGGTCTGA
- a CDS encoding transaldolase family protein, which produces MTTEPLKQLAAEGVSLWLEGVGHRRLSSGELTGLVTSHGVSGVSCAPHGPSGLLDRSDYRARLDELSSYGAGVAEAARALAARDVRTACDTLLPMWERSRGADGQVCAAIGHTRDVRGALAEARSLHWTVDRPNLLVRLPADPVGLATASDCLAEGIGVAFGPVYSAESYELVLEAWLLGLERAVAAGLAPGRIPAAVQVPVSEIDTAARALLGAHTGRTAEALRGRVAVAVARLVFSAYERRLDSPRWRELVRAGARPHRLVWSFDGEAADRLSGGLVAEGTVQSLTAEGLRTLSATVVLMEGDTLSGRVHSAREDLRLLADLGVDWEQRAKELGTESPHRQYGAWRELVDAVGAAMEQQTGR; this is translated from the coding sequence ATGACGACCGAACCCCTCAAACAGCTGGCCGCCGAGGGCGTCTCCCTGTGGCTGGAGGGCGTCGGCCACCGCCGGTTGTCCTCCGGGGAACTGACCGGCCTCGTCACCTCGCACGGCGTCAGCGGTGTCAGCTGCGCCCCGCACGGGCCCTCCGGGCTGCTCGACCGCAGCGACTACCGGGCCAGGCTCGACGAGCTGTCCTCCTACGGAGCGGGCGTCGCGGAGGCGGCCCGCGCCCTGGCCGCCCGCGACGTGCGGACGGCGTGCGACACCCTGCTGCCGATGTGGGAGCGCAGCCGGGGCGCCGACGGGCAGGTGTGCGCGGCGATCGGCCACACCCGGGACGTACGGGGGGCACTGGCCGAGGCGCGTTCGCTGCACTGGACGGTGGACCGGCCGAACCTGCTGGTGCGGCTGCCCGCCGACCCGGTGGGGCTGGCCACGGCGAGCGACTGCCTGGCCGAGGGCATCGGGGTGGCCTTCGGGCCGGTGTACAGCGCCGAGAGCTACGAACTGGTCCTGGAGGCCTGGCTGCTGGGCCTGGAGCGGGCGGTGGCGGCGGGGCTCGCGCCCGGCCGGATCCCGGCCGCCGTGCAGGTGCCGGTCAGCGAGATCGACACGGCTGCGCGGGCCCTGCTGGGCGCGCATACCGGGCGGACCGCGGAGGCACTGCGCGGCCGGGTGGCCGTCGCGGTGGCCCGGCTGGTCTTCAGCGCGTACGAGCGCCGCCTCGACTCCCCGCGCTGGCGGGAGCTGGTCCGCGCCGGGGCCCGGCCGCACCGGCTGGTGTGGTCCTTCGACGGGGAGGCGGCGGACCGTCTCTCGGGCGGTCTGGTGGCCGAGGGGACCGTGCAGTCGCTGACCGCCGAGGGGCTGCGGACCCTGTCGGCGACGGTGGTCCTGATGGAGGGCGACACCCTCTCGGGCCGTGTGCACAGCGCGCGGGAGGACCTGAGGCTGCTGGCCGATCTGGGCGTGGACTGGGAGCAGCGGGCCAAGGAGCTGGGCACCGAGTCCCCGCACCGCCAGTACGGCGCCTGGCGCGAGCTGGTGGACGCGGTGGGCGCGGCCATGGAACAGCAGACCGGCCGGTGA
- the pabB gene encoding aminodeoxychorismate synthase component I has protein sequence MRTLLVDNYDSFTYNLFHQIAEVTGHEPVVVRNDETRWSPDLLDGFDAVVLSPGPGTPERRADFGICRDILDHGDLPLLGICLGHQGLAHAHGGRVVRAAEPRHGRTSPVLHDGTGLFAGLPSPFEVVRYHSLAVTDLPDELEATAWSDDGVVMALRHRELPRWGVQFHPESISTTYGHELVRNFRRLVAEHHEGRGRTASRRAARPALPRPTAPVAAAAAVTAAAALPAGPQAPRTRLRVLADFLTTRWDDEAAFEELFQGSAHAFWLDSSRTDSAGRFSFMGDDKGPMARVATGDVASGTVTVTGEAGATGQIVAEHFLDWIARDLKSLDVQVPELPFGFALGWVGYLGYELKAQCGGDQAHRSEQPDAVMVFADRAVVLDHHTGTTYLLALAPEGDEGTARDWLRTTADRLRATAGRSLPEPLPQQPLTGLRLRHDRDSYLSLIDECQQEIAAGETYEVCLTNMAEADGSPDPWQTYRQLRRSHPAPFGALLRFGDVSVLSTSPERFLRVDGEGYAESRPIKGTRPRGATPAEDAEIRRELAGCEKDRSENLMIVDLVRNDLGRCARTGSVEADDIFRVETYATVHQLVSTVRARLRPELTAVDCVRAAFPGGSMTGAPKRRTMQLIDKLEAGPRGVYAGAIGYFSLSGEADLSIVIRTLVMTPGRVRYGIGGAIVALSGPEAEFEETAVKSAPLLGLSDSGFPGRERTFAALTG, from the coding sequence GTGCGCACCCTGCTCGTCGACAACTACGACTCCTTCACCTACAACCTCTTCCACCAGATCGCGGAGGTGACGGGCCACGAGCCCGTCGTGGTCCGCAACGACGAGACGCGCTGGAGCCCGGACCTGCTCGACGGGTTCGACGCCGTGGTGCTCTCGCCGGGGCCCGGGACGCCGGAGCGCCGGGCGGACTTCGGGATCTGCCGGGACATCCTGGACCACGGGGACCTGCCGCTCCTCGGCATCTGCCTGGGGCACCAGGGGCTCGCCCACGCCCACGGCGGACGGGTGGTCCGGGCGGCCGAGCCCCGGCACGGCCGGACCTCGCCCGTACTGCACGACGGCACCGGCCTCTTCGCCGGTCTGCCCTCCCCGTTCGAGGTGGTGCGCTACCACTCGCTCGCCGTCACCGACCTGCCCGACGAGCTGGAGGCGACCGCCTGGAGCGACGACGGCGTGGTGATGGCGCTGCGCCACCGCGAGCTGCCGCGCTGGGGCGTGCAGTTCCACCCCGAGTCCATCTCCACCACGTACGGGCACGAGCTCGTCCGCAACTTCCGGCGCCTGGTCGCCGAGCACCACGAGGGGCGCGGCCGGACCGCCTCCCGCCGGGCGGCCCGCCCCGCGCTGCCGCGTCCCACCGCTCCCGTCGCCGCTGCTGCAGCCGTCACCGCTGCGGCCGCCCTCCCCGCCGGACCGCAGGCCCCGCGCACCCGGCTGCGGGTCCTCGCCGACTTCCTCACCACCCGCTGGGACGACGAGGCGGCCTTCGAGGAGCTGTTCCAGGGCAGCGCCCACGCCTTCTGGCTCGACAGCAGCCGCACCGACAGCGCCGGCCGGTTCTCCTTCATGGGCGACGACAAGGGCCCGATGGCCCGGGTCGCGACCGGGGACGTGGCCAGCGGCACCGTCACCGTGACCGGCGAGGCCGGCGCCACCGGCCAGATCGTGGCCGAGCACTTCCTCGACTGGATCGCCCGCGACCTGAAGTCCCTCGACGTCCAGGTCCCCGAACTGCCCTTCGGCTTCGCCCTCGGCTGGGTCGGCTACCTCGGCTACGAGCTCAAGGCCCAGTGCGGCGGCGACCAGGCCCACCGGTCCGAACAGCCCGACGCGGTCATGGTCTTCGCCGACCGGGCCGTGGTCCTCGACCACCACACCGGCACCACCTACCTGCTCGCCCTCGCCCCGGAGGGCGACGAGGGCACCGCCCGCGACTGGCTGCGCACCACCGCCGACCGGCTGCGCGCCACCGCCGGCCGCTCCCTGCCCGAGCCGCTGCCGCAGCAGCCGCTCACCGGACTGCGGCTGCGGCACGACCGGGACAGCTACCTCTCGCTCATCGACGAGTGCCAGCAGGAGATCGCGGCCGGTGAGACCTATGAGGTCTGCCTGACCAACATGGCCGAGGCGGACGGCTCGCCCGATCCCTGGCAGACGTACCGGCAGTTGCGCCGCAGCCACCCCGCGCCCTTCGGCGCGCTGCTCCGGTTCGGGGACGTCTCGGTCCTCAGCACCTCGCCCGAGCGGTTCCTCCGGGTGGACGGCGAGGGATACGCCGAATCGCGGCCCATCAAGGGCACCCGGCCGCGCGGGGCAACCCCCGCGGAGGACGCGGAGATCCGCCGCGAGCTGGCCGGCTGCGAGAAGGACCGCAGCGAGAACCTGATGATCGTCGACCTGGTCCGCAACGACCTGGGCCGCTGTGCCCGCACCGGCTCCGTCGAAGCCGACGACATCTTCCGCGTGGAGACGTACGCGACGGTCCACCAGCTCGTCAGCACCGTCCGGGCCCGGCTGCGGCCCGAACTCACCGCCGTGGACTGCGTCCGCGCCGCCTTCCCCGGCGGCTCGATGACCGGCGCTCCCAAGCGGCGCACCATGCAGCTCATCGACAAGCTCGAAGCGGGCCCGCGCGGGGTGTACGCCGGCGCCATCGGGTACTTCTCGCTCTCCGGCGAGGCCGACCTGAGCATCGTCATCCGCACCCTGGTGATGACCCCGGGCCGGGTCCGCTACGGGATCGGCGGGGCCATCGTGGCCCTGTCCGGCCCGGAGGCGGAGTTCGAGGAGACCGCGGTCAAGTCCGCTCCGCTGCTCGGCCTCTCGGACAGCGGCTTCCCGGGCCGAGAGCGCACCTTCGCAGCGCTTACGGGCTGA
- a CDS encoding class I SAM-dependent methyltransferase translates to MQQTRVQSASSQPISASVIAPLPAGMPAQSADPAAEVRDYERSLARSAQSRTRADRPREFDLRGRKWNLLDDVFCPTYSPSTGIALDFLGWTEEWTTPRRGSMLEIGCGTGVIAITGALAGCERVVASDINPQAVANARLNAQRHGLADRVEAVHSDLFDSLDPAERFDLVFWSSNYVLAPAGHVYGSVHDMAYVDPGYAAHRRFLAEVPDRLTPGGSALLHFSSRGDLRALHALAAETGRELRTLSSTVVQEGAHPVDHLLLEIVPAV, encoded by the coding sequence ATGCAGCAGACCCGGGTTCAGAGCGCCTCGTCCCAGCCGATCTCCGCATCCGTCATCGCGCCGCTGCCCGCCGGAATGCCGGCGCAGAGCGCGGATCCGGCTGCCGAAGTACGCGACTACGAGCGCTCGCTGGCCCGGAGCGCCCAGTCCCGCACCCGGGCCGACCGGCCCCGCGAGTTCGACCTGCGCGGCCGTAAGTGGAATCTGCTCGACGACGTGTTCTGCCCGACCTACTCGCCCAGCACCGGCATCGCCCTGGACTTCCTCGGCTGGACCGAGGAGTGGACCACCCCCCGCCGCGGCTCCATGCTGGAGATCGGCTGCGGCACCGGCGTGATCGCGATCACCGGGGCGCTGGCCGGCTGCGAGCGGGTGGTCGCCTCCGACATCAACCCCCAGGCCGTGGCCAACGCCCGGCTCAACGCCCAGCGCCACGGACTGGCCGACCGGGTCGAGGCGGTCCACAGCGACCTCTTCGACTCCCTCGACCCCGCCGAGCGCTTCGACCTCGTCTTCTGGAGTTCCAACTACGTGCTCGCCCCGGCCGGGCACGTCTACGGCTCGGTCCACGACATGGCGTACGTCGACCCCGGATACGCCGCCCACCGCCGCTTCCTGGCCGAGGTCCCGGACCGGCTGACCCCCGGCGGCTCGGCGCTGCTGCACTTCAGCTCGCGCGGCGACCTCCGCGCCCTGCACGCCCTGGCCGCCGAGACCGGCCGCGAGCTGCGCACCCTGAGCTCCACCGTCGTGCAGGAAGGCGCGCACCCCGTCGACCACCTGCTGCTGGAGATCGTCCCGGCCGTCTGA
- a CDS encoding helix-turn-helix domain-containing protein — protein MALDPVSIEVRALAVLELLAREAPASAYEEIAASARAAGATEAELAAVDKALEHAAVVRAQLGRRQQREASLSALVDTARDLTLPFDLDALLKVITRRARLLLNLDMAYISFYEDPESDGYVRTADGHATALTVGFRVPRQGGLGSASRSNSAPFWTSDYMADERIAHHPVIDEVVRAEGLHAILAVPLIGHGTSFGVLYSADRNVRHFTPEEVSLMASLGDLASVAIDKARVLNQARTDITALEQYSSKAKSHLTSAHRVNEIHQRMIGLLLEGSGLTALTALTADALGGTVSVLDPRGRTLAATGDLPAGNTPDVAEALLTQFADEPVQLAGDHWLVPVTAGTERLGGILLHTTAVLDEDELRLLQLAAGTTGVLLLMERNTAMAESQVRDEFCDALLSTPLRPLPQLRDRARILGIDLERPYAVVAIRPEGGSQGRAVVWASSYALVSGGLCSVRSDSIALLLPSEDPGATARQVSQELSPLLGHPVTVGAAGPTNRIEDFQPAYAEAVRCLSALGAIGGIGSSASAKELGFLGLLLGDHHSVRDYITHTIGPVIDYDTHRFTNLVQTLEAYFESGGSPTYAAEALHVHPNTVSRRLERMTALLGDDWQEPARALEVQLALRLHRTRDTLGNRQEDRPL, from the coding sequence GTGGCGCTGGACCCTGTCTCCATCGAGGTCAGGGCCCTGGCCGTACTCGAACTGCTCGCGCGGGAGGCCCCCGCCTCCGCCTACGAGGAAATCGCCGCCTCCGCCCGCGCCGCCGGCGCCACCGAGGCGGAACTGGCCGCTGTGGACAAGGCCCTGGAGCACGCCGCCGTCGTCCGCGCCCAGCTCGGCCGCCGCCAGCAGCGCGAGGCCAGCCTCTCCGCCCTCGTCGACACCGCCCGGGACCTGACCCTCCCCTTCGACCTCGACGCCCTGCTCAAGGTGATCACCCGCCGCGCCCGGCTGCTGCTCAACCTCGACATGGCGTACATCAGCTTCTACGAGGACCCCGAGAGCGACGGCTACGTCCGCACCGCCGACGGCCACGCCACCGCGCTGACCGTGGGCTTCCGGGTACCCCGCCAGGGCGGGCTCGGCAGCGCCTCGCGCAGCAACAGCGCGCCGTTCTGGACCTCCGACTACATGGCCGACGAGCGGATCGCCCATCACCCCGTGATCGACGAAGTGGTGCGCGCCGAGGGCCTGCACGCCATCCTCGCGGTGCCGCTCATCGGCCACGGCACCTCCTTCGGCGTGCTCTACTCCGCCGACCGCAACGTCCGGCACTTCACCCCGGAAGAGGTCTCCCTGATGGCCTCGCTCGGCGACCTCGCCAGCGTGGCCATCGACAAGGCCCGGGTGCTCAACCAGGCCCGCACCGACATCACCGCCCTGGAGCAGTACAGCTCGAAGGCCAAGTCCCACCTGACCTCGGCCCACCGCGTCAACGAGATCCACCAGCGCATGATCGGCCTGCTGCTCGAGGGCTCCGGCCTGACCGCGCTGACGGCCCTCACCGCCGACGCCCTCGGCGGTACCGTCTCCGTCCTCGACCCCCGCGGCCGCACCCTCGCCGCCACCGGCGACCTGCCCGCCGGCAACACTCCCGATGTGGCCGAGGCCCTGCTCACCCAGTTCGCCGACGAGCCGGTGCAGTTGGCCGGCGACCACTGGCTCGTGCCCGTCACGGCCGGCACCGAGCGGCTCGGCGGCATCCTCCTGCACACCACCGCGGTGCTCGACGAGGACGAGCTGCGCCTGCTGCAACTGGCCGCGGGCACCACCGGCGTGCTGCTGCTCATGGAACGCAACACCGCCATGGCCGAGAGCCAGGTCCGCGACGAGTTCTGCGACGCCCTGCTCAGCACCCCGCTGCGGCCGCTGCCCCAGCTCCGCGACCGGGCCCGGATCCTCGGCATCGACCTGGAGCGCCCGTACGCCGTCGTGGCCATCCGTCCCGAGGGCGGCTCGCAGGGCCGGGCCGTCGTCTGGGCCTCCTCGTACGCCCTGGTCTCCGGCGGCCTGTGCAGCGTCCGCAGCGACAGCATCGCCCTGCTCTTGCCCTCCGAGGATCCCGGGGCGACCGCCCGCCAGGTCTCCCAGGAGCTGTCCCCGCTGCTCGGCCACCCCGTGACGGTCGGCGCGGCCGGGCCCACGAACCGCATCGAGGACTTCCAGCCGGCCTACGCCGAGGCGGTCCGCTGCCTCAGCGCCCTGGGCGCCATCGGCGGCATCGGCTCCAGTGCCTCCGCGAAGGAACTCGGCTTCCTCGGGCTGCTGCTCGGCGACCACCACAGCGTGCGGGACTACATCACGCACACCATCGGCCCGGTCATCGACTACGACACGCACCGCTTCACCAATCTCGTCCAGACCCTGGAGGCGTACTTCGAATCGGGCGGCAGCCCGACCTACGCCGCCGAGGCCCTCCACGTCCACCCGAACACCGTCTCCCGCCGCCTGGAGCGAATGACGGCCCTGCTCGGCGACGACTGGCAGGAACCGGCCAGGGCCCTGGAGGTCCAGCTCGCGCTGCGGCTGCACCGGACCCGCGACACCCTCGGGAACCGCCAGGAGGACCGCCCGCTCTGA